The following DNA comes from Streptomyces sp. NBC_00273.
GTTCTCCTCTTCAGGGGCGTGTGCCGGTCACCGGGAGGGCGGCCGATGGCTCCACCGTGCTCCCGACAGTTCGAGACTATACCCCTGGGGGGTATCAAAGCGAGTATCGGCTCCCAGTTTTTCGATCCTCGTGGGAAAACTGGCCGGTATAGGCGAACTGTATGTAAATGGCTGATATGGATCACTCGGGAAGCCTCGTCCTGATCCCGGCCGCCGCGGCGCTGATCCCTGCTCGCGCGCGGAGTGGCGCCGTGGATCCCGGGCCCTCTGGTGACCATCGAAATCCCGCGCGGCACCCTGATCGGCGTCTGGATCGGACCGGACGTGCTCGACCGGGCCGCGACGGAGCTGGGCGCCACCTGCCCGACCGCAGGGATACCGGGGACCTTCAGGGCCGGTTCGGGTCCGTGACGATGGCGGTGGGCGCGGTGGGCGCGGTGGGCGCGGTGGGTGAGTTCGGGGCGGGGCGAAGGGTCGACTCCCGGCCCGCACGCGGGGCCCGGAGGGCGCCGAGGCGGTGCGGGCCGGGCCGGGCCGGCCGGGCGGGTCAGTGGGTGGGGGCCTCGGTGATCATCGGCTCCAGGTAGCGCAGCAGGACGGTCTTGAGCTCGGCGGTGTACGCGGCGCGCTCGTCGCCCTCGTGGGCCAGGATCAGGTCGAGGGACGACTTGAAGATGCCCAGGATCATGTTCGAGATGTGGGCGAGCTCGTGGGCCGGGGCCTCGGGGCAGAAGTCGCGCAGCACGGCCTCGATGCGGGCGAGCAGGCCGGCGTGCAGTTCCTCGTGCTCCTGGGCGATGCCGGGGACGCCGGTGCCGTGCATGAGCGCCCAGAAGGCCGGGTTCTCGCAGTTGAAGGCGATGACCGGGTCGAGGACGGCGTCGAGCAGCTCGGGCAGGGGGCGCTGGAGGTTCTCGGGGCGGAAGGCCTGTCCGTGCATTTCGTGCGCGCGCTGGAGCAGTTGGCCGCCGAGCTCGACCGCGATGGCTTCCTTGTTGGGGAAGTACTGGTAGAGGGTGCCCGGCGACACGCCCGCCTCGCGGGCGATGGCGTTGGTGCTGGCCGAGGCGTAGCCGGTACGGCAGAACACCCCGGCGGCGGCGGCCAGCAGCTGGGAGATCCGGCGTTCGCCGCGGGCCTGGCGGCGGCGCGGGGTGGCGGCAGTGGTGCCCGCGTCGGTGCTGGTTGTCGCAGCGGCGGCGCTGTCGGTCGTGTCAGCGGCGTCGACGGCGGATCCCTTGATCCCCTTTTCGGTGTTTTTGTCCATGCGTGTCCCCGGCATGTCCAATCCCCTGCTTCCCGTGGGCGATTGACAAACGCGAGTGATCGCTCGCATTCTTGGAGAATGCGAGCGACTGCTCGTGTTTGCCAGTCTATGTGGCCTGGCAATCACGGTGAAGGGGACACCGAGTCATGTCCGAAGTCAAGAAACCGCCGTCCTCCGGGGCGGAGGCGGGGTGGACCCGGTTCGTCACGGCCCGGCCGCGGCTCACGCTGCTGCTCGCCCTGCTGGTCACGGCCCTGGCCGTGGTCGCGGGCGGCGGCGTCGCCGACCGGCTGGGAAGTGGCGGCTGGGAGGACCCGGGCGCCCAGTCCACCTACGCAGCGCGGGCCCTGGAGCGGGAGTTCCCGCACTCCGAGCCCAATCTGCTCCTGCTCGTCGATGCCGCGCCGGGCACCACCGGGGTCGACGACCCCGCCGTGGCCGCCGAAGCCGAACGGCTCGCGACCGCACTCGCCGCCGAACGGGGGGTCGTCGGCGTCGGCTCGTACTGGCGCACCCAGCTGCCCACGCTGCGCTCCGAGAACGGTCGGCAGGCACTCATCGTCGGCCGCGTCCAGGGCGACGAGAAGGCGGCCACCGCGGCACTGGAACGCATGGCCCCGCGCTTCGAGGGCGAGCACGGCCCGGTGCGGGTGTCCCTCGGCGGTCCCGCGGCGGTCCAGCGCGAGGTCACCCGGACCATTCAGGAAGACCTGCTGCGCGCCGAGCTCATCGCCCTGCCGGTCACCCTCGTCCTGCTCGTCCTCGTCTTCGGCAGCGCGGTCGCCGCCCTGCTCCCCCTCGGCGTCGGCATCGTGGCCATCCTCGGCACCAATGCCGTACTGCGCGGACTCACCGAGGTCACGGACGTCTCCGTCTTCGCCCAGAACCTGACCACCGCGCTCGGCCTCGGCCTCGCCATCGACTACGCCCTGTTCATCGTCCGCCGGTTCCGCGAGGAACTCGCCGCCGGGCGGGATCCGGTCGCCGCGGTCGGGGCCACCCTGCGCACCGCCGGGCGCACCGTGCTCTTCTCGGCGCTCACCGTCGCGGTCTCGCTCTCGGCGATGCTCTTCTTCCCCATGTACTTCCTGCGCTCCTTCGCCTACGCCGGGGTCGCGGTCGTGCTGCTCGCGGCGGCGGCCGCGCTGATCCTGCTGCCGGCCGCCCTGGTGCTCCTCGGCGATCGGGTCAACGCCCTGGACCTGCGCCGGCTGTGGCGCCGCCGCCGGGCGGAGGGCGCCGAGGCCGGGCCCGTGGAGACGGGCCGGGGCTGGGGACGGGCGGCCGCCCTCGTGATGCGGCGCGCCCCCGTCTTCGCCGTGGTCACCACCGTGGGCCTGCTGCTGCTCGGTCTGCCCTTCGCGGGGGTCAAGTTCGGCACGGTCGACGACCGGCAGCTCCCGAAGGACGCCCCCTCCCACGTGGTGCAGGAGCAGATCCGCGACGGCTTCCCGAACAGCCCCGGCGGCGGTATCACCGTGCTCGCCGAGGGAGCCCCCGGCCCCGAGCGCCTCGCGGCCTACCGGGACCGGCTGGCCGCCCTGCCCGGGGTGACCCGGGTCGACGGGCCGATCGGCTCCGCGACGGGAAGCGAGTTCACCACCTTCTCCGTGTCCGTCGAGGGTGAGGCCGTGGGGCAGACGGCTCGGGACCTGGTCGACGAGGTCCGCGCCGTGGACGCCGGCTTCAAGACCTCGGTGACCGGACAGGCGGCCGTCCTCGTCGACGCACAGAAGGCCATCGCAGGCGCGCTGCCCGCGGCGGCGGCCCTGGTGGTCCTCGCTACGCTCCTGCTGGTGTTCCTGCTCACCGGGAGCCTGCTGATACCGCTGCAGGCGGTACTGCTCAATGCCCTCAGCCTGACCGCGATGTTCGGGGCGGTGGTGTGGGTGTTCCAGGACGGCAACCTTTCCGGGCTCCTCTCCTTCACCGCCACCGGCGACATCGAGACCACCCTGCCGGTGCTGATGTTCTGCATCGCCTTCGGGCTCTCCATGGACTACGGGGTGTTCCTCATATCCCGCATCAAGGAGGAGTACGACCGGACCGGGGACCACGAGAGTGCCGTCCGGACGGGGCTGGCCCGCACCGGCGGGCTGATCACCGCGGCGGCCGTGATCCTGGCGGTGGTGATGGTGGCCATCGGCACGTCCCGGGTGACCAACACCAAGATGCTGGGGCTCGGGATCGCGCTGGCGGTCCTCATGGACGCCATGGTCGTCCGCAGCCTCCTGGTCCCGGCGGTGATGAAGCTGACCGGACGGGCCACCTGGTGGGCCCCCGCCCCGCTGCGCCGCCTGCACGAGAGGTTCGGCCTGAGCGAAGGCGAGTCCGCGCCCCCGGCGCCGGAGCCGGAGCCGGACCGGATACCCGTGGGGGCCGGCGCCTAGCCGGGGGTGCACCTCGATCCCGGGTGAGGGGCGCGGGGGCGGGTGAGGGGACCCGGCGGGTCCCCTCACCCGCCCCGCCGGATTCAGTCCTCGCGGCGGCCCCGGTTCCCGGGCCGGCGGGCCACCCAGGCGCGCACGGTTTCGGCGTACCAGTAGGGCTTGCCCCCCTCCACATGGTCGGGTGTGGGCAGCAGCCCGTGTTTGCGATAGGAGCGCACGGTGTCAGGCTGGACCCGGATGTGGGCAGCGATCTCCTTGTATGACCACAGCTGTCGGTCACTCATGCTGGACACCTCCTTGTCCACGCCGCGGGGTCGGCCGGGAGGCCGTCGGGGGAGCCGACGCGTGGACGCTGACGATCACTCGGGTTGTGCCCGGGGAACGACGCTGAGTGACGATAGGGGAGGGGCTGTTGACTTCCTGTGACGGAAGACCCGCGTAATGCGGACATGTGTGACAGAAGGGGGACCCCTGTGACAAGAGGGCCACAGGGGTCGGGTGGGGAGCTGGCGGGGCGTCAGCGGTACAGGGCAGGGCGTTCCGCCAGCTCCACGACGGCCCGTACACCGCTGTGCGCCGCCGCGAGGCCCGCCTCGGAGACGGCGGCCGCCGCGTAGCCGTCCCACGCGTCGGGCCCCGCCACCCGGCCCTGCGCGGCCGCGGCCACCCAGCTCCGCAGCTGGCGGTCGTAGGCATCGGCGAAGCGCACCGTGAAGTCCTGGTCGATGGCGCCGCCCCAGCGGCCCGCCGACTGCACCACCATCGCGTGTCCGTCGCCGATCCGGGCACTGCCCGCCTCGCCGACCGCCTCGCACTGGACCTGGTAGCCGAAACCGCAGTTGACGAAGATCTCCACGTCGACGACGGCCCCGCCGGAGGTCTCGAGCAGCACCAGCCGGGGATCGCTCAGCCCCTCGGGAGCGGCTGCCGTGGGTCGCGGCGAGAGCACGCTGACGGCGGTGATCTCCTGACCCAGCAGCCAGCGGGCCGCGTCCACCTCGTGCACCACCGAGTCGCTGATCAGCATGTCGCTGGTGAAGAACGACGGCGAGGAGGCATTGCGGTGCCGGCAGTGCAGGAAGAGCGGGCGCCCGATCCCGCCCGCGTCCAGTAGCTCCTTCAGCCGGGCGTACTCGGCGTCGTACCGCCGCATGAACCCCACCTGCACCAGGCGTCGCCCCAGCCGCTGTTCGGCCTCCATGATGCGCAAGGCCCCCGCCGGGTCCGGGGTCAGCGGCTTCTCGCACAGCACCGGCAGCTCCCGCTCCAGCGCGTGCAGGATCGCCTCCTCGTGGGCGGGTCCGGGCGAGGCGATCAGCACGGCCTGGACCCCGGGCGCGGCTATCGCGGCCGCCGGGTCGGTGTGCGCCGTCGCCCCGTCCAGAGTGCCCGCGACCTCCTTGACCCGGTCCCCGTCCGGGTCGGCCAGGGCCACCACACGGGCCCCGCCCACCGTCCGCCCGATCCGGCGGACGTGGTCGGCGCCCATCTTCCCGGTGCCGATGACGGCGATGCCGAGCGTGCTCATGTCGTACTCCTCTTCCTTCCGAAGGGTCAGCGGGCGCCGCAGGAGCGGAGGTAGGCGCGGGTGCGCCGGGCGATCGGCAGCGGCCGGTCGGGCGAACACGGGTACATGTCCTGCTCCACGATGGCGAACAGGTCCACGTCCAGCCGCTGGGCCGCCGCGAGCACCGGTTCCAGCGCGGGCACCCCCGAGGGCGGTTCGCACATCACCCCACGGCCCACGGCCGGCCCGAAGGGCAGCCCCTCGGCGACGACTTCGGCCAGGATCCGCGGATCCACCTGCTTGAGGTGGAGGTAGCCGATCCGCTCGCCGAAGGTCTCCACGGCCTGCACGCTGTCCCCGCCGCAGTACGCGTAGTGCCCCGTGTCCAGGCAGAGGGAGACGAGCCCGGGGTCGGTGGCGTCCAGGAAGCGGGCCACGTTCTCCGGGGTGTCGATGTGGGTGTCGGCGTGCGGATGGACGACGATCCGCAGCCCGTACCGGTCCTGGACCTCCCGGCCGAGGCGCTCGGTCTGCGAGGTCAGTTCGCGCCACTGGGCGGGGGACAGGATGCGGTCCTCCAGCACCTCCCCGGTCTTGTCGTCCCGCCAGAAGGAGGGGATGACGACGAGATGGGCCGCGCCCATGGCCCGGGTCAGCGCCGCGATTTGCGACACGTGCGTCCAGGTGTCCTCCCACACGGCGGGCCCGTGATGGAGTCCGGTGAAGACGGTTCCGGCCGAGACGCGCAGCCCGCGCTTGGCCGTTTCCTCGGCGAGGCGGGCGGGATCGGTGGGCAGATAGCCGTACGGGCCGAGTTCGATCCACTCGTACCCGGCGTCGGCGACCTCGTCGAGGAAACGTTCCCAGGGCGTCTGTCGGGGGTCGTCGGGAAACCAGACACCCCAGGAGTCCGGAGCCGAACCGATGCGGATACGGGTCAACGCGGGCGGGGAGGACGTCATAACGGCCACCTTAGGGTGGAGGACCAATGGGAGGACTGACTGTGACCGGCACCGGCGATCCGTTCGCGTTCGACCTGATCACGATGGGCCGGATCGGGGTGGATCTCTACCCGTTGACGACGGGCGTACCACTGGCCGAGGCGGAGACGTTCGGCAAGTTCCTGGGCGGCTCCCCGACCAACGTGGCCGTCGCGGCGGCCCGGCTGGGACGCCGGGTGGCGGTGATCACCCGTACCGGCGCGGACCCCTTCGGCGGCTACCTGCGCTCCGAACTGCGGGGGTTCGGGGTGGACGACCGGTGGGTCGCCGAGGTCGCCGGGCTGCCGACCCCCGTCACCTTCTGCGAGATCTTCCCGCCGGACCACTTCCCGCTCTACTTCTACCGGCTGCCGAAGGCCCCGGACCTGGAGATCGCGGCGGACGAGGTGGACCTGGCGGCGGTACGGGCGGCCCGCGTGTTCTGGATGACGGGTACGGGCCTGAGCGAGGAGCCCTCACGGGCGGCGACGCTGGCGGCGCTGGAGGCCCGCGCGCGGACCGGGACGACGGTCTTCGACCTGGACTGGCGGCCGATGCTGTGGCGGGAGAAGCCGGGGCCGTACTACGAGCGGGCGCTGCGGTCGGCGACGGTGGCCGTGGGGAACGCGGAGGAGTGCGAGATCGCCACGGGCGCCTCGGATCCGCACGCGGCGGCGCGGGCGCTGCTCGCGGCGGGTGTGGAACTGGCGGTGGTCAAGCGCGGCCCGGAGGGCGTGCTAGCGGTCCACCGCGACGGCACGGTGGCGGAGGTCGCGCCGGTGCCGGTGGAGGTGGTCAACGGACTGGGCGCGGGAGACGCGTTCGGCGGGGCGCTGTGCCACGGACTGCTGGCGGGATGGGAACTGGAGCGAGTGGTGCGGTACGCGAACGCGGCCGGGGCGATCGTCGCCTCGCGGCTGGCGTGTTCGAGCGCGATGCCGTTCTCGCACGAGGTGGAGGAGGTGCTGGGACGTGCCGGTGGTGTCTGAGTGGGGGATGGAGTGGACGAGGCTGTTGGTCCTCGACCTGGCCCCGGGGGAGGCGTACGCGCACGCGTGCGGGGAGTGCGAGTGGATCGTGCTCCCACTGTCGGGCGCCTGCGAGGTCCGCTGCCGCGCCCTGCCGAACCCGGCCTCGCCGGCGTTTGAGGCGCGGGGTCCGGGGCAGAGCCCCGGGAACGGACCGGAGGTGTTCCAACTGCACGGGCGGACGGGGGTGTTCAGCGGCGTCACCGACTTCGCGTACCTGCCGCGGGACGCGGACGCGGAGATCCGGTCGGCTGCCGGCGGCCGGTTCGCCCTCGCCGGGGCCCGGTGCGAGACGCGGCTCCCCGCCCGGTACGGGCCCGCCGGCAAGGTCCCCGTAGAGCTCCGCGGCGCCGGCCAGTGCTCGCGGCAGATCAACAACTTCGCCACCGCCGGCCCGGACGGCTTCGACTGCGACCGCCTCATCGCCGTCGAGGTGCTCACCCCCGGCGGGAACTGGTCCTCGTACCCGCCCCACAAGCACGACGAGCACCACCCCGGCGAGGAGTCCCGCCTGGAGGAGATGTACTACTTCGAGATCGCCCCGCACGGCGACACCCCCGGGCTCGGCTACCAGCGCGTCACCCCCTCCCCGGCCGGGAAGACCGACATCCTCACCGAGGTGCGGACCGGGGACGCGGTGCTGATCCCCGACGGCTGGCACGGGCCGTCCGTGGCCGCCCCCGGGCACGACATGTACTACCTGAACGTGATGGCCGGACCGGGCCCGACCCGGGAGTGGCTGATCCGGGACCATCCCGACCACGGCTGGATCCGCGGCAGCTGGGACGGCCAGGACATCGACCCCCGGCTGCCCTTCTCCCGAACGGAGGACCACCGGTGAGGCTCACCGTCGCGCAGGCGCTCGTCCGTTTCCTGTCCCGCCAGTACACCGAGCGCGACGGACACCGCCGCCGGCTGATCGCCGCCACCTGGGGGATCTTCGGGCACGGGAACGTCGCCGGCATCGGCCAGGCCCTCCTGGAGACCGGGCCCGACGCCATGCCCTTCCTCCAGGGCCGCAACGAGCAGGCCATGGTCCACGCCGCCGTCGGATACGCCCGCCAGAGCGGCCGCCTCTCCGCGCACGCCGTCACCACCTCCATCGGGCCCGGCGCCACCAACCTCGTCACCGGCGCCGCCCTCGCCACCATCAACCGGATCCCGGTGCTCCTGCTGCCCGGCGACACGTTCGCCACCCGGCCCGCCGATCCCGTGCTCCAGCAGCTGGAGGTCCCCCACGCCGGGGACGTCTCCGTCAACGACACCCTGCGCCCCGTCTCCCGCCACTTCGACCGGATCACCCGCCCCGAGGCCCTGATCCCGGCCGCCCTCCAGGCCGTGCGGGTGCTCACCGACCCCGTGCAGACCGGCGCCGTCACCCTCGCGCTCCCGCAGGACGTGCAGGCGCAGGCGTACGACTGGCCGGAGGAGTTCTTCGCCGAGCGCGTGTGGGGCGTGCGCCGGCCCCGTCCCGACCGGCACGAGCTGGCCCGCGCCGCCGAGGCCGTACGGGGCTCCGCGCGCCCGCTGATCGTCGCCGGCGGCGGGATCCGGCACAGCGAGGCCGGCGCGGCCCTGGCCGCCTTCGCCGAGGCCACGGGGATCCCGGTCGCCGTCACCCAGGCGGGCAAGGGCGTCCTGCCGTACGGGCACCCCGCCGACGTGGGCGGGATCGGCTATACCGGCACCTCCACCGCCGCCGCGCTCGCCCGGGAGGCCGACCTCGTCATCGCCGCCGGGACCCGGCTGACCGACTTCACCACCGCCTCCGCAACCCTCTTCCAGCACCCCGCCGTCCGGTTCGTCGGCCTCAACCTGGACCCGTACGACGCCCACAAACTCGCCGCCCTGCCCCTGGTCACCGACGCCCGCGAGGGACTCGACGAGCTGCGGGTCGCCCTCGCCGGCCACCGGGCGGACCCGGCGTACGGGGCGGGGTACGCGGCGGAGCGGGCGCGCTGGGAGAGCCGCGTCGAGCGGGCCTACGCCGTCCCGGAGGCGGACGAGGACGCCCCGCCCACCCAGGCCCAGGTGCTCGGGCTGCTCGACGCCCTGGTCGACGGCACCGACATCCTGATCAACGC
Coding sequences within:
- a CDS encoding TetR/AcrR family transcriptional regulator; this translates as MDKNTEKGIKGSAVDAADTTDSAAAATTSTDAGTTAATPRRRQARGERRISQLLAAAAGVFCRTGYASASTNAIAREAGVSPGTLYQYFPNKEAIAVELGGQLLQRAHEMHGQAFRPENLQRPLPELLDAVLDPVIAFNCENPAFWALMHGTGVPGIAQEHEELHAGLLARIEAVLRDFCPEAPAHELAHISNMILGIFKSSLDLILAHEGDERAAYTAELKTVLLRYLEPMITEAPTH
- a CDS encoding MMPL family transporter, which encodes MSEVKKPPSSGAEAGWTRFVTARPRLTLLLALLVTALAVVAGGGVADRLGSGGWEDPGAQSTYAARALEREFPHSEPNLLLLVDAAPGTTGVDDPAVAAEAERLATALAAERGVVGVGSYWRTQLPTLRSENGRQALIVGRVQGDEKAATAALERMAPRFEGEHGPVRVSLGGPAAVQREVTRTIQEDLLRAELIALPVTLVLLVLVFGSAVAALLPLGVGIVAILGTNAVLRGLTEVTDVSVFAQNLTTALGLGLAIDYALFIVRRFREELAAGRDPVAAVGATLRTAGRTVLFSALTVAVSLSAMLFFPMYFLRSFAYAGVAVVLLAAAAALILLPAALVLLGDRVNALDLRRLWRRRRAEGAEAGPVETGRGWGRAAALVMRRAPVFAVVTTVGLLLLGLPFAGVKFGTVDDRQLPKDAPSHVVQEQIRDGFPNSPGGGITVLAEGAPGPERLAAYRDRLAALPGVTRVDGPIGSATGSEFTTFSVSVEGEAVGQTARDLVDEVRAVDAGFKTSVTGQAAVLVDAQKAIAGALPAAAALVVLATLLLVFLLTGSLLIPLQAVLLNALSLTAMFGAVVWVFQDGNLSGLLSFTATGDIETTLPVLMFCIAFGLSMDYGVFLISRIKEEYDRTGDHESAVRTGLARTGGLITAAAVILAVVMVAIGTSRVTNTKMLGLGIALAVLMDAMVVRSLLVPAVMKLTGRATWWAPAPLRRLHERFGLSEGESAPPAPEPEPDRIPVGAGA
- a CDS encoding helix-turn-helix transcriptional regulator — encoded protein: MSDRQLWSYKEIAAHIRVQPDTVRSYRKHGLLPTPDHVEGGKPYWYAETVRAWVARRPGNRGRRED
- a CDS encoding Gfo/Idh/MocA family protein; translation: MSTLGIAVIGTGKMGADHVRRIGRTVGGARVVALADPDGDRVKEVAGTLDGATAHTDPAAAIAAPGVQAVLIASPGPAHEEAILHALERELPVLCEKPLTPDPAGALRIMEAEQRLGRRLVQVGFMRRYDAEYARLKELLDAGGIGRPLFLHCRHRNASSPSFFTSDMLISDSVVHEVDAARWLLGQEITAVSVLSPRPTAAAPEGLSDPRLVLLETSGGAVVDVEIFVNCGFGYQVQCEAVGEAGSARIGDGHAMVVQSAGRWGGAIDQDFTVRFADAYDRQLRSWVAAAAQGRVAGPDAWDGYAAAAVSEAGLAAAHSGVRAVVELAERPALYR
- a CDS encoding sugar phosphate isomerase/epimerase family protein, with amino-acid sequence MTSSPPALTRIRIGSAPDSWGVWFPDDPRQTPWERFLDEVADAGYEWIELGPYGYLPTDPARLAEETAKRGLRVSAGTVFTGLHHGPAVWEDTWTHVSQIAALTRAMGAAHLVVIPSFWRDDKTGEVLEDRILSPAQWRELTSQTERLGREVQDRYGLRIVVHPHADTHIDTPENVARFLDATDPGLVSLCLDTGHYAYCGGDSVQAVETFGERIGYLHLKQVDPRILAEVVAEGLPFGPAVGRGVMCEPPSGVPALEPVLAAAQRLDVDLFAIVEQDMYPCSPDRPLPIARRTRAYLRSCGAR
- the iolC gene encoding 5-dehydro-2-deoxygluconokinase, whose translation is MGGLTVTGTGDPFAFDLITMGRIGVDLYPLTTGVPLAEAETFGKFLGGSPTNVAVAAARLGRRVAVITRTGADPFGGYLRSELRGFGVDDRWVAEVAGLPTPVTFCEIFPPDHFPLYFYRLPKAPDLEIAADEVDLAAVRAARVFWMTGTGLSEEPSRAATLAALEARARTGTTVFDLDWRPMLWREKPGPYYERALRSATVAVGNAEECEIATGASDPHAAARALLAAGVELAVVKRGPEGVLAVHRDGTVAEVAPVPVEVVNGLGAGDAFGGALCHGLLAGWELERVVRYANAAGAIVASRLACSSAMPFSHEVEEVLGRAGGV
- the iolB gene encoding 5-deoxy-glucuronate isomerase → MEWTRLLVLDLAPGEAYAHACGECEWIVLPLSGACEVRCRALPNPASPAFEARGPGQSPGNGPEVFQLHGRTGVFSGVTDFAYLPRDADAEIRSAAGGRFALAGARCETRLPARYGPAGKVPVELRGAGQCSRQINNFATAGPDGFDCDRLIAVEVLTPGGNWSSYPPHKHDEHHPGEESRLEEMYYFEIAPHGDTPGLGYQRVTPSPAGKTDILTEVRTGDAVLIPDGWHGPSVAAPGHDMYYLNVMAGPGPTREWLIRDHPDHGWIRGSWDGQDIDPRLPFSRTEDHR
- the iolD gene encoding 3D-(3,5/4)-trihydroxycyclohexane-1,2-dione acylhydrolase (decyclizing); the encoded protein is MRLTVAQALVRFLSRQYTERDGHRRRLIAATWGIFGHGNVAGIGQALLETGPDAMPFLQGRNEQAMVHAAVGYARQSGRLSAHAVTTSIGPGATNLVTGAALATINRIPVLLLPGDTFATRPADPVLQQLEVPHAGDVSVNDTLRPVSRHFDRITRPEALIPAALQAVRVLTDPVQTGAVTLALPQDVQAQAYDWPEEFFAERVWGVRRPRPDRHELARAAEAVRGSARPLIVAGGGIRHSEAGAALAAFAEATGIPVAVTQAGKGVLPYGHPADVGGIGYTGTSTAAALAREADLVIAAGTRLTDFTTASATLFQHPAVRFVGLNLDPYDAHKLAALPLVTDAREGLDELRVALAGHRADPAYGAGYAAERARWESRVERAYAVPEADEDAPPTQAQVLGLLDALVDGTDILINAAGSLPGDLHKLWRARSQDQYHVEYGYSCMGYEIPAAIGVALAAPGRPVWALVGDGTYLMNPTEIVTAVQEGLPIKVVILDNHGYASIGGLSGAVGGEGFGTAYRFRAPDSGYTGDPLPVDLAANAGSLGMAVIRARTTRDLREALAEARIATRPTCVYVQTRTPDTVSGPPPAQAWWDVPVAETATRKAAATAREEYDRQAAQRRRHL